The DNA segment GGTATTTCACCAAGAGCATCCGAAAGGATAGGAACGGGGGGATCGAGGGACTGCCCCTTCAGCTGATGATCATGGTGGTCGTCGCGGGGTTGGGAACGGCCATCATCCTGGGGTGGATGGGCGGCATTAGGGCGCCGAGCACGATCGATGCCGTGTACTCGAACCCCACCGAGATCGTTCTCAGTGATGGCGACAAGGACGGCGTGTATTCCAAGGCCGGCATCATGCTGACCATCACCGCTATGGACCAGAACGGCGAGCCGGTCAAGGACGCCACCGTCGTCCTGGACGGGTGCGATATCAAGACCTCAGCAGGCAAGCAGGTCCATGGGACGACAGACGCCTCTGGCAAGGTCGTATTCACCAGCCTCACCGCTTCCCAGACCGGCCGGTCCGTGGGCTTCATCACCGTGACCGTCACCAAGGGCGGGATGGGGGCGGACAGCACCCTCACCGTCCCGGTCATCTCGGAGTGATCTCATGAAGAGGTGGGACCGGAGGGCGTTGGAAGGCCTTCCCCTAAGGCTCCTCATCATGTCCCTCCTCGTATCCCTGACCGTCCCGGTGGTCATGGGAAGTGTGGAGAGCTATGAGCGCTCCACCGCCCGCTCCATGCTGGTATCGGCGTCGGAACATTTGTTAAGCACGGTCGAGGAGACAATGTCTGCGGGAGAAGGTAACCGCAGGATCATTGTCCTAACGCTTCCCTGGAGCGTCGACAGATACCTGCTCGCTCTCGAGGTCGGAGGCGAACTGGAACGACCCTCGTCGATGACCATCCGATGCACCTGCGATGGTCTCCCCTTCGCCACCATGGTGCCGGAGGACCCACCGGCAAGGATGACCTCCTCCGATATGCGGACCCTGAGGCTAGTGGGCGGGGAGCACCGTCTGTCGGTGGAATGCGCCATGGTCCAGGGGAGAATGGTGGCGGTCGTGGAGGTTGTGGGATGATGGAGTTTGTGATGTCAAGAGTATGGATGGTGATTGCCGGACTGGCGGTGCTGACGGTCATCATGGCGGCCTTCGCTGGCTTGGACCGTAAGGCTGAGGAAGCGGTCGACATGGAGGGGGCATCCACCCTGTCGTCTGTGATCTCGGACCTCCAGCGGAACGAAGCCACCGCCGAGATGGCGGTCGACATGGGCGCCATGATCTCTGATCAGCAGGTCACATTTTCGATCAGCACAGGGACCATCGAGATAAACGAGGGTCGGCGGAGAGGGATAGCGGGTTTCTACGAAGCAGTCACATTGATCATAGATGGGCAGGCGGTCGACCGGCTCGAGGTCGGCCGGGACGACGTGCTACTGATCCGTTCCTCGGCGGGGAAGGTTCAGCTGGAGAAGGTCTCGACGATGTGATGGAGCGCATCGATGACCTTCCTGCACTCCTGCTCATTGTTATAGATATAGAACGAGGCCCTGGCGCAGCCGTCGATGCCCCTGGAGCGGAAGAAGGGATGCATACAGTGCATCCCCGACCGGATCTGGACCTTGGCGATCTCATCAATGATCATGGCCACGTCGTGAGAGGTCATCCCCCGGATGTTGAACGGGAAGATCCCATCTCGCAGGGCGGCATCTCTCGGACCGAGGATGGTCAGCGCATCCAGGTCCTTGACCCCCTTGGTCATCATCCGATTGAGGCCCTTCTCATGCTCGGCCACCTCATCCATCCCGATGGCGCTCAGGTAGTCGACCGCCGCTCCCGTGCCGATGACCCCTGAATAATTGAGGAGGCCGGCCTCGAACCGCTCGGGAGGGGGCAGGAACTCCACACCCTCATAGTCGGTGGTCCCGACGCTTCCGCCCCCGCCGAGGAGCGGTTCGATCTTGCCCAACAGCTCCTTCTTGGCGTACAGCACCCCCACACCCGATGGCCCCAGCATCTTGTGGGCGGAGAAGGCGAACATATCGACATCTAGATCCTCGACGTTGATCTTGCGGTGAGGGGCCGACTGCGCTCCGTCGAGCATCACCACCGCCTTCCGGTCGTGAGCCATCCTTATTATCTCCTTCACCGGGAGGGTCGTGCCGGTCACGTTGTTGGTGTGGGCCATGGAGACCATGGCTACATCGGCGGTGAGGGCCGCCTTGAACGCCTCCATGTCGAACAGCCCAGACGGCGGAGTGGGGACCATGCGGTGCTTGATCCTGCCCTCGGCCCGCCGCTGGAGCCAGGGAACATGATTGCTGTTGTGCTCCATGTCCGTGGTGAGCACCGCCGCGCCCTTGGGGAACCGATAGCCCTTGGCGACGATATTGAGGGACTCAGTGCAGTTTTTGGTGAAGATCACGCACGAGGGGTCGGAACAGCCGATGAACGCGGCCACCTTCTCTCTGGCCTCCTCCACCTTCACCGATACTCTAGTCGCAAGACGGTGGACCGATCTCCCGCCGCAGGCCGGATACTCTAGATAGTACTCGTTCATGGCATCGATGACCTGCCTCGGCCTCATGGCCTGGCAGGCGTTATCCAGGTAGATGATGTCCTTTTCTGCCGATGAGTAGATGGGAAAATCCTGTCGCAGTCGTTCGACGTCCATGATCGCTCCTGGCATTCCGATCGGTCTATTTCACAGTATGCTGTCAACCGGATGAAAATCCTTGCGCATCGGCTCGAGTGTAGTCCGTGCGAGCGAAAATCCACCGATCATCCTTCTTGCTGCTGGGTGATCAAGCATGCCTCATCGAAGGTACCGAGCGCCTCCCCCCGGGCAAGCCATTCGTTCGGATATGTTTTGGATCCGGCATCGTCCATGCCCGGCATTAACCTCCTGGCGACAATATCCTGAACTGCTCCCCCTCTCCGGCGTTATCTTTGATCCACGCGACCCAATCCGGCTCGGTGACGTCGGCGACTAAGACGATTCTGCCCTTCTCTTCCCCGACCTGGCGGATGAAGCCGAAGTGCATCCCCTCGGTGGAGAGAGAGGCAATACCATCGCTCTTGAACTGTGATACGATGCGCCGAGCATCCGCATCGTTCTGAGGAAGGAGCATTTTGACCATCATGAGGGTCCCTCAAGCGTCCAAGTATTTTACGTCTTTCTCATCTATAAAGTGCCATTCGGCGTCCTTCGGAATATTGGCGCTGCCCACCTCGAGTCTAACGCTCCCGCACGGTCCCGGCGACGGGGGCATCAGGATTTCCTGGCCAGCGATCGGAGGACGATCGCCCAAGGCTTAGAGAAAATTATCGCGTAGAAACCCTTTTTATCCATCGGGTCCGTCCATTATCCATATGAGGGCATCAGCATTGGAATTAACGATTGTTATTTATAACCCATTGGATTATGCCCCCATGGATAAAAGGTGAGCTGATGGAGAGAGTATATTTCGATAACAGCGCCACCACCAAGGTGGACCCCCGGGTCCTGGAAGAGATGCTGCCCTTCTTCACCGAGCATTATGGCAATGCATCCTCCCTGCACTCCTTCGGGCAAGATGCCTATGATGCGATGGAATTGGCCAGGGAGAGGGTCGGAGCGGCCCTCGGGACCGCGGCCAGAGACATCATCTTCACCTCGGGAGGAACGGAATCGGACAACCTGGCGATACAAGGGGCGGCCTACGCTCTCGCCAGCAAAGGCCGTCACATTATCACCTCCAAGGTCGAGCACCACGCCATCCTGCATACCTGCCAGTTTTTGGAAACCCAAGGCTTCAAGGTCTCCTACCTGCCGGTGAACGAGGAGGGTTGGGTATCTCCCGACAGCCTCAAGGAGGCGATGACCAAAGAGACCACCCTCGTGTCCATCATGGCCGCGAACAACGAGATCGGCACCATACAGCCGGTCAAGGAGCTGGCCGAAGTGGCCAAGGAGGGTGGGGCCATATTCCACACTGATGCCGTCCAGGCAATGACCAAGGTTCCCCTAGACATGTCCAAGCTGAAGATCGATCTCCTGTCACTATCGGCGCACAAGGTCCACGGCCCGAAGGGGGTCGGCGCCCTCTACGTCCGCAAGGGCGTGAAGCTTCGTCCGATCATCTATGGCGGAGGGCACGAGCGCGGATTACGGTCCTCGACCGAGAACATTCCGGGCATCGTCGGGCTGGGCAAGGCGCTCGAGATCGGGATGAGCGAGATGGATGAAAGCGTCGCCAAGATGTCGGCGGTCCGCGATCGCCTCATCGAAGGTACCCTGAGCTCCGTACCCCGCTCCTATCTGAACGGCCCGAGGGGAGCCAACCGGCTGTGCAACAACGCCCATTTCCGCTTCGATTACATCGAGGGCGAGGGCATGATACTGCACCTCGACATGAGAGGGTTCGCCGCCTCGACCGGCTCGGCATGCTCGACCAAGAGCTTGGAGCCTTCGCATGTCCTACGTAGCCTCGGGCTGAAGCACGAGCAGTGCCACGGCTCACTACGGTTATCTCTGAGCAAGTTCAATACCATGAACGAGGCCGAGCTGTTCATAGAGGCCATCGGGCCGGTCGTGGAGAACCTGAGAAAGATGTCGCCGCTAAACGAGAAGGTGGATTACAATGTCGCCACAGTACACTAAGACGGTAATGGAGCATTTCACCAACCCGCACAACGTAGGGGAGATACCGGACGCTGATGGGATCGGAGAAGTGGGAAACCCGGTCTGCGGGGACCTGATGTACATCTACATCAAGGTCAAGGACGATATACTCACCGACGTCAAGTTCAAGACATTCGGATGCGGGGCGGCCATCGCCACCAGCAGCATGGTCACCGACCTGGCCAGGGGCAAGACCCTCGATGAGGGGCTGAAGATCACTCGGAAGGACGTCGCCGACAACCTTGGAGGATTGCCGCCCCAGAAGATGCACTGCTCGAACCTTGCGGCCGACGGCCTCCACGAGGCCATCCATGACTACCTGCGCAAGCAGGGACGAGAACCCCCCCTGCCCCCCGGCGCCAAAAAGGAGCATGAGGAGGATGACCACTGTGTCGTCGATGTCGATTCCCCAATCCACATCGAGGATACCGTCCCCAAACCGTGACGGCGGAAACCACTTCCTACTTTTTCATCATCCGTACCTGAGCTGGAATCGATCTCAAACAAGCCCATTTTTTACCGCATGGAAGGGTGGTAGGGAAGGCCGCGACGGCTGGGATGACTTCCTCCGACCGACCCACATCTCGCAAGCACCTGTCGCCCCCTTCTGTCGAACAACTAAGCGCGCACCGAAGGCTTTTCATCCCCGGACGCAATCGGTCCAGGCGATGACCACGCTCGAGGTGGACCTTGCCGGTATCAAGCTCAGGAACCCCACCATCCTGGCGTCCGGAGTGATGGGAGAGACAGGGGAATCCCTGCTGAAGGTCGCAGAGGCAGGGGCCGGGGGACTGGTCACCAAGTCCATCGGGCTCGAGCCCAGGAAAGGGTATCCGAACCCCACCCTGGTGGAGTTGCCGGACGGCTACATCAATGCCATGGGGCTGCCCGGTCCGGGCATCGAGGCCTTCGCCGAGGAGATGGAGGTCGCGCTGAGAAGCAGGGTGCCCATCATCGGCAGCCTGTTCGCTGCCATCCCCGAGGACTTCACAACCCTCGCTGGCAAGATGGAGGACTACGGGGCGGCGGCGGTGGAACTGAACCTTTCCTGCCCCCATGCTAAGGGCTACGGCATGGAGGTCGGCATCGACCCCGATGCGGTACGGTCGATCGTCTCCTCGGTCAAGGGCGCGGTCGGCATACCGGTGATGGCCAAGCTGACCCCCAACACCCACCGGCTGGTCGAAGTCGCCCGGGCGGTGGAGGCGGCGGGCGGTGATGCCATCGTGGCGGTGAACACCGTCAAGGCCATGGCCATCTCCGTTGAGGCCCGCCGACCAATACTGTACAATCGGACGGGGGGACTCTCCGGTCCGGCCATCAAAGGCGTGGGGTTGCGGTGCGTGTACGAGCTACATGAGGCGGTGGCGTTGCCCATTGTCGGGGTAGGCGGGATTGAGAGATCCGGGGACGTGCTTGAGTACATGATGGCCGGCGCCTCTGCGGTCCAGGTGGGCAGCGCGGTGGGCAGGAAGGGCCTGGCGGTGTTCAGGGAGATAACCGACGGCCTGATGAGTTACATGGGCGCGCACGACCTTGGTGACCTGAGGGAGATTGTGGGGGTGGCCCATGCTCATTGAGACCAGGGTCAGGGAGCGCATCGAGGCCGGAAAGGGCATTACGACCCTAGTGTTCGACGCCCCCATGGAGGCGAGGCCCGGACAGTTCGTCATGGTGTGGGTCCCCGGCGTCGATGAGGTGCCCATGTCTCTTTCTCACATCGGGCCGCATGCGGGCATCACGGTCAAGGAGGTAGGAGAAGCGACCAAAGCGCTATCGTGCCTCCGGCCGGGGGATGTCATCGGCATCCGGGGACCGTACGGTAACGGATGGCGGTTATCCGGCGGTCGCATCCTGTGCGTCGGTGGTGGGGTGGGCATGGCCCCCATAATCACCGCAGTGGAGGCCGCCGGCGACCCTGGCCGGGTGGCTGTGGCCATCGGAGCGCGCAACCACGGGGAGATAATATTCGAGGAACGTGCGCGCTCCGTGTCCAACGATGTGCGGATAACCACCGATGACGGCAGCTACGGGCTCAAGGGCACCGTGGTCAGTCTGGCCGACACGATGATGAAGGAGAAGCGCTACGACCTCGTCCTCGGCTGCGGCCCGGAGGTCATGAACAAATTCCTGCTCAAGGCCTGCAAGGATAACGAAGTACCTTGCCAGCTCTCGTTGGAACGCCTGATGAAATGCGGCGCCGGGCTGTGCGGCTCCTGCGTCATTGACGGCCTGCGGGTGTGCGCCGACGGTCCGGTATTCACCGGCGAGCAGGTTGAGAGGATGGCCGAGTTCGGCAAGTGCAAGCGGGACGATGCCGGGCTTAGAGTGAAGCTGTAGGGATGACCTGGGCCACAATGTCGTTGAACTCGGCATTGCTGACCCGCCCCTTCCTTTCACCCAGCTCCTTGATGCGCTTGCATATCTCTACCGCCTGCTGGTCAGTAGCGTTCACGCGCATCTCCTCCAGCCTGCGCTTGACGTAATTGACCCCGGTCTTCTTGCCCATGATGATGTGTCTCTCGTTGCCCACCGCCTCTGGCGGTATGGACTCGTAGGTCATGGGGCAGTTGAGGATTGCCGCCACGTGTATCCCGGACTCGTGGGCGAACACGTTGGTGCCGACCAGGGGCTGATTCCTCGGTTTGTGCAGCCCGGACACCTGGCAGATGTGGTCAGACAGTCTCTTCATCACGGTGCAGTCGATCCCTATGTCCAGGCCGTAGAGGTACTTCAGGGCGACCACGAACTGCTCCAGGGGAACGTTCCCTGCGCGCTCCCCGATCCCGTTGACGGTGGTGGTCACCGCGGCCGCCCCGGCCTTCACCCCGGCGATGGCGTTCGCCGTTGCCAGCCCGAAGTCGTTATGAAGGTGCAGGGCCACAGGCACCTTGACCTCCCTCCTAGTCCGAGTGACCAGGTCAGTGATCGCTTCTGGGGTGGCGCACCCTAGGGTATCGGTCACGCCGACCCTCACGGCCCCATTGGCCTCCGACTGGCGGTAGAACTCCATGAGGAACTCAATATCCGTCCGGGTGGTATCCTCGGCGCTGACCGATGCCGGGATGCCCCTGGTTTTACAATAATCGAGAGCATCGACGGTCATGGACAGCACCTCCTCGCGAGTCTTCTTCATCTTGTGTTTGAGATGGATCTCCGATGTCCCGACGAACAGCAGCACCATGTCCACGCCGGCGTCGACAGCAGCGTCGATATCTCCCTTGGTGACCCTGGAGAGCGCCAGAATATCCGCCTTCAGGCCCATGTCGGCGATGGCCCTTATCGTGCGGACCTCGTTCTCAGAGACCGCCGGAAAGCCGGCCTCGATCTGATGGACACCGGCATCGTCGAGCATTCGGGCGATGACCGCTTTCTGCTCCGAGGAGAACGCTACGCCCGGCGTCTGCTCCCCATCGCGAAGGGTGGAGTCGTAGACGATGACCTTGGCACCCTTCAGCACCGGGTTGAAAGGACTGACCGCGACCTTGTCCATGATAGGCCGAACCGAGGGGGACCTTATAACACTATTCTCGCTTCGGCGACGCTCTCCTAACGGCAGTCGATAATCGTAATATTATTTCAAGCTCGAAATATCTATATGCTTCCACTATGTTCAACCCGCGGAGTGTTCGATGAACTGTCCCAAGTGCAACAAAGAGATGGAGCACGGTTTCGTTCGCTCAGAAAGCTTCATCGGCGGGGTGAAATGGATGGCCGAGCGGAGCTCCAAGAGCCTGGGCTTGGAAAGCCTGGCCAAGCCCGACCCGCTCGGCTTCTGCTTCATGGAAGGGTTCCGCTGCCGGGATTGCCACACCATAGTTATTCAATACTGAACGGCATTTCGCAGGCATGACCGGTGTCAATACAAGCCGATGGCCCTGGTGGAAGGCCCATGAGCTGAGGATCAACCTCGTCTTGATGCTGGCATCGTTGTTCGTTATGTCGGTGGGATTTGCTCTCCAGATCGGCACGATCGTGGGCATCAGCCTCCTACTGCTGATCTTTTTCGCCACCTATACCGTGTACGCTTATGTCCGCCGCGACCTGTGACCGCCGAACCGGGGTACAGCCTGCACGAAGGGCCATCTCGGCGCACGTTCCAGGCGGAAGATGATTAGGATGACGAGGATGGGGACCACGGTCACCACGATCGGGACAAAGACCTCCTCGGGGATGCCGAAGGCCGAGATGCTGAATTTAGTCGCGTCGATGGTGCCGTAGAACTGCTTCTGGACGGCTTGGCCATCGGCGCCCACAGCCATGATGGTGACGAAGGCGGAGTACGTGCCTTCGGCCTCCACCGGCATCCTCGTCTGCTCGCTAACGAACTCCTTGGTCCCGCCGGCGGGGATGACCTCAGAGCCGGTGAACACGCTGTAGTAGGTGGGCATCCCTGGCCAATTGATGGTGAGAGCGACGGAGCGGATGGTCATGTCCCCTGCCCCCTTATTCGTCACCGTGACGTGGATGTATTCGTTGAAGTTGATGTGGACCGCATCGGTGAAGTCAACATCCGCAGCCCACTCCGCGCTCGCCGAGCTGAGTCCAAGGAACAGTACAATGGTCAGAGCGATTAGGGGGGCCGCTGCACGGGTCGCGGACATCGCCGGGAAAATGGCAAGTCTGGGCAATATATCTTTTCGGCCCGAGGGTCCGTCTAAAGAACGTCCATTATCGGAACGGTCAACATGATGAGACGGAGGTCTTGACATACTCTTCATTAAAGACCAGTAAGTGAATCACCGCCCAGACGTGGAAGGTTGGATATGAAGAAGATGTGGAAGAACCGCTCCGGTGTGTCCCCGGTCATCGCCACCATCCTGTTGGTCGCGATCACCGTCGTGTTGTCTTCGGCCCTTTATCTTTATGCCATGAGCCTCGGAGGGACAGGCTCCTCCGCACCCAGCGGAGCCTACGCTTCCGCCCAGACCCTGGATGCGAAGAGCATCAAGTTCAATCTTGGAACGATGAGCAGAGATGTCGAATTCACCGAGTGCAGGTTCGTCGTCGGCCTCAATGACGTTGTGGCATCGGCCCAGGCGGTGATCGGCACCGGACCCGGTAACGCCCTGACCTTCACTCCGGTCGAGGGCGGAGCCACCTTCACCGTCACCTTCGTCGACCTCAAGGAGGACGGCAAGATAAGCATGGGCGATTATGCAGAGATCGTCACCAGTGAGAACGCTCTTACTCCTGGCGTGTACACGGCATACTTGCTGTGGGCCCAGGACGGATCCCCTATCTGCACCATGACCCTGCCACTGTGACGATCCGTTCAAGCTAGGGAGGCTGGCTGATCGGGCAGGATCGCCCGACCCCGCCCCGTGGGTCGGGAAATTGCGTTAGGAGAATACTTCTCCAAAACCCAGACCTTCAATATGAAGAGACTTCAAGAAAAATGATGTTGAAAAAGCATTCATTCAGATATGCAATTCATCAGAGACAACTCTCTCCATCTTCTCTAGCTTCCTCATTCTCTTCCTCTGTACTCTCCAGTTGTTAGTTTGGGTTATAAAGAAGTAAGCTGAGATGATGACCGTGGTTAGATTCAGAGCAGTAGATGAGCTAAGAGTTATCCCTGTTTGAATTCCTAGTATTAAATCCACCAGCATTGACAGACAACCCAGGAAATATAGTACGAACAGGATAGCGATGAGCGGCCATACTTTTAGGGAGATATTGATCGCTTTAACTATGTCGTAATTTATGTCGGTAATGCTCTTTTGTCCATTTTCCCAAGTATCTGGGTTCTTCCCGATCTGCTTGATTTGCTCATAGTTTGCTCTGATTTGCATCAGAAGATATGCTTGGATTATCGCTGAGGCTATCAAGCCGATTAGAAGCACCGGGTTGGGTGATATGTTCAATGTTTGTCGGATAAACTGCGCCGATCCACCCTCCAGCGTAGTAGTCGTGACGTTAATGATGTCAATGAGGATGATGACCAAGGTAAACTGCAAACCGCGCAGGATAGCGTTCTTCAGATAGCGCAGGTGCATTAAAGTATCGGCTTCGGCCGACTCTATGACTCCCTGCACCCCATGATTCCGCGTCACAATCCATCCTCCCCAATGTACAATTCAGCGTTGATCCTCATGAACCAGCTGTATCTTTCTATGCCCAAAGGGAGGATCTTGTACCGAATTCTGGTCCGTTCTCCCCACTGCTCCTCGTATGATTCAATGTAGCCGGCCTCCTCTAATTTTGCCAGATATTTTTCCGCGGTCGATGCCTTGAGGCCGCATGTCTGAATAAGGTGCGTCTTTACTATCCCCCCCTCTTCAGGGTTATTCCTAATAATCCGTTCCAATAAGTTCTGGATGATGATGTTGCTAGATCTGTACTCGGACTTACGCTTGATGTATCCTCACCCATCAATCTTTTCAAATGAATAGTAGCTTATTCATTGTTCCAGAACAATGGTAGGCCACATTATACCATCTGATGCTAGGACGTACCGAAGGCTAGTTAATATCGATTAAGCCCTTAAAATCAAGGCCAGTAACGTCATCTCTCTATCATTATCATCGGCCCCCATAGCTGCTGAACTCCTGACATGAATATGGACCAATGTTCCGGAACGGGTTATATCGCTCGCTGGGAATCGTGCGTTGCGGACCAATATGTCCCTAAACCTGAAGGAGTGCAAGACATGGATTATGCAATAGAGATTGAAGGCTTGACGAAGACATATCAGGATTTCGTCGCCGTCGATTCGTTATCTCTAAAGATCGAGAAGAATCGCTTTGTTGGATTTTTAGGCCCTAACGGGGCCGGAAAGTCAACCACAATCAAGATGCTCACGAACTTAACCAAGGCGACCTCTGGAAAGGCCTACCTCGACGGCATTGATGTAGTAACCGATCCTAAAAAGGCGTTAGCCGAGGTAGGGGCAGTCGTGGAGACCCCAGAGTTCTACCCTTATCTTACACCAGATAAGAGCTTGGAGTACATCGCCAAGCTTAGAGGGATGAAGAGCGAGGACATTAAAAAACGATCAACCGAGGTCCTTGAACTGGTCAAGATGGAAAAGGAGAGGAGCAAGAAGATCGGGACGTTCTCCAAAGGAATGAAGCAAAGGGTCGCTCTGGCTCAAGCCTTGATGTTCGACCCTTCGATAATTATACTGGATGAACCGACCTCCGGCCTTGACCCGAGGGGAATGGTCGAGGTCCGTGAGGTTCTCTTAGACTTGAAGGAGCAGGACCTAACCGTCTTCATGTCCTCTCACCTTCTGAACGAGGTTTACGGTCTATGTGACTCGGTGGCGATGATGAACCGAGGAAAACTGTTGCTTAATAAGTCGGTGGAGGAGCTGAAAGGAAGCATCGAGGTGAGCAGGATACAAATTGAGACAATTAAGAAGATTGATGAGGCACGATTGAAGAAGCTTGCTGAGTTACCTCATGTTATTGGCGTCGAACCTTCTCACAGCAATCAGTTCGTGGTCGAGTTCAAGGGAGACATGGAGGATAGGAATGCACTTCTAAGGAACATAGACAGCGATCTTAAGGTAACTGCGTTCTCTGAGGCTGGCAACCCGTTGGAGGAGTTATACATGGGCCTGATAAAGGAGTCGAGGTGATCCGATGACGTCATGGCAGGACGTCCCATCGGACTTTCAACAGATTGGGGTCACAACTAGATATGAGATGGAGAAGCACTTCCAGAGCCGGGGTTTCCTTGGTATAATGGGCCTTATCGGCGTTGTGATCACCTTAATGACTGTAATCCGGCCATTGCTAGGCTTGGACTTCTCCAGCGATGCTGTATCGTTCGTTAACGACTATACGACCTGGGTGCAAATAATCGTCCTCATTGGTGCTGTGGCCTTTGCAAGCGGCGCTCTATCCTCGGAGTTCGAGAAGAGGACTGGACTCCTAATGTTCCCTCAGCCGGTGAAGAGGACAACTTTCCTGGTCGGCAAGTACCTCTCCAGCACCATCGTGATGGCCCTAGCTCTCGGCGTGTACTACCTGGCCGTTAGCATCCTATCGCTGGCGATCGTTGGATCAGTTCCTGAGACCATCGTACTATCCTACGGCTTTGCGGTGCTATACGGCATGGCCGTTTGCGCTGTAGCTATGCTGTTCAGTTCGATTCTAAAGACCAACACCGCGGCGATCGTGGCTACGGTGCTGACCTTCCTGATGGTTATGACCCTCGTTACGCAGCTGCTTGCGATGTCGCATATTGATCCATTCTTTATGACGTCGAATGCTGGAGACGTAATATCATACTCCTTGCAGAGCACGTATCCGACGACCTACACAACGACGACC comes from the Methanomassiliicoccus sp. genome and includes:
- a CDS encoding ABC transporter permease, with translation MTSWQDVPSDFQQIGVTTRYEMEKHFQSRGFLGIMGLIGVVITLMTVIRPLLGLDFSSDAVSFVNDYTTWVQIIVLIGAVAFASGALSSEFEKRTGLLMFPQPVKRTTFLVGKYLSSTIVMALALGVYYLAVSILSLAIVGSVPETIVLSYGFAVLYGMAVCAVAMLFSSILKTNTAAIVATVLTFLMVMTLVTQLLAMSHIDPFFMTSNAGDVISYSLQSTYPTTYTTTTHTPNGGNIASTTYIPTEATAALVLLGYVVVSLLVANVLFKRRQF